One Methanoculleus sp. 7T genomic window carries:
- a CDS encoding GNAT family N-acetyltransferase, protein MVVEIVQDKEIWDRFIDESPYGLIFHKWEFLKIVEKYSGYTLYPCGVFRGDILIGVFPLYYKRNMAFKAIFSPPPQSGIPYLGFVMSSEYNGLKQDKKEVFLNQVVDEINDYIELASPNYVSISTVSNFIDIRPFKWNNFEVVPNYNYVIHLDEDLDSIWNGFKKNLRKQLSRPEILDLRLVPSEDMSLFYNLAKQRYEEQGLTYPIYSIEYLEDLFRVYPNHLRLYYLYYGDDLLGSITTQEYKRYILWMGNTRIPDNIFGNEYIIWHLIQKAKEEGYLNFEITGANKKNLCQFKTKFNPTLEICYNVCRKDTLGKLAETTYQKFVRKAG, encoded by the coding sequence ATGGTCGTTGAAATTGTTCAGGATAAGGAGATTTGGGACAGATTTATAGATGAGAGTCCCTATGGGCTGATATTCCATAAATGGGAATTTCTAAAGATCGTAGAAAAGTACAGTGGGTACACCCTGTATCCCTGTGGAGTGTTCCGTGGCGATATCCTAATTGGAGTGTTCCCACTGTATTATAAGAGAAATATGGCATTTAAGGCAATATTCTCCCCTCCCCCTCAATCTGGGATACCCTATCTTGGATTTGTAATGAGCTCAGAATATAATGGATTGAAACAGGATAAGAAAGAGGTATTTTTAAATCAGGTTGTAGATGAGATCAACGATTACATCGAATTGGCATCCCCAAATTATGTCTCCATATCTACCGTTTCAAATTTTATAGATATTAGACCCTTTAAATGGAATAACTTTGAGGTGGTTCCTAACTATAACTATGTAATTCATCTGGACGAGGATTTGGATTCAATCTGGAATGGTTTTAAAAAGAACTTAAGAAAGCAACTGTCGAGGCCTGAGATTCTTGATTTAAGGTTAGTTCCCAGCGAAGATATGTCGCTGTTCTACAATTTAGCAAAACAGAGATACGAAGAGCAGGGATTAACTTATCCAATTTATAGCATTGAATATCTGGAGGATTTGTTTAGGGTATATCCTAACCATCTACGTTTATATTACCTGTATTATGGTGACGATCTCTTAGGTTCTATAACAACTCAGGAGTATAAACGATACATACTATGGATGGGAAACACTAGAATTCCAGATAATATTTTTGGAAACGAATACATTATCTGGCATTTAATTCAAAAGGCAAAGGAAGAAGGGTATCTTAATTTTGAGATTACGGGGGCCAATAAGAAAAATCTTTGCCAATTCAAAACAAAATTTAATCCAACTTTAGAAATATGCTACAATGTCTGCAGAAAAGACACTCTCGGAAAATTAGCCGAAACCACTTATCAAAAATTTGTAAGAAAGGCAGGATAA
- a CDS encoding polysaccharide deacetylase family protein: MFHPNDTLQHIRQNKGLWDLYTRKEEYSPRQLDRYGRFLYAYSTNQDVLEPRVSKHLVDNGYEIEYPDGKQFAVCLTHDVDEIYPPRKHTLLSTLTCFKRLDFGGFKQQTFWKLHGKEKSPYWNFQGIMDLEEKYGARSSFYFLATDSDIRRFRYNIEDLEGELGRIVDRGWEVGLHGGYYAYNDLEEILREKERLEQVLGRRVTGYRNHYLRFCVPDSWEILEKAGFGYDTTLGYPDMVGFRNGMCHPFRPYNLRTDTEVSILEVPMIIMDGTLFDLVRSYDEAWEMTKRLIDTVADCQGVLTLNWHTNNFNCPFRGSWPRLYENTLEQCYRKGAWMASGNEVLRWWHYNGR; this comes from the coding sequence ATGTTCCACCCGAATGATACACTCCAACATATCAGGCAAAATAAGGGGCTTTGGGACCTCTATACCCGAAAAGAGGAGTATTCTCCCCGGCAGTTGGATCGCTATGGGCGCTTTTTGTATGCCTACAGTACAAATCAGGATGTCCTTGAGCCAAGGGTTTCAAAACATCTTGTAGATAATGGATACGAAATAGAATACCCTGATGGTAAGCAATTCGCTGTCTGCCTCACCCATGATGTTGATGAGATTTACCCTCCCCGTAAGCATACATTGCTATCAACCCTGACCTGTTTCAAGAGACTGGACTTCGGCGGCTTTAAGCAACAGACTTTCTGGAAACTGCATGGAAAAGAGAAGAGTCCATACTGGAACTTCCAGGGGATTATGGACTTGGAGGAGAAATATGGTGCACGCTCCTCGTTCTACTTCCTTGCCACCGATTCCGATATCAGACGTTTCAGGTATAACATAGAGGATTTAGAGGGCGAACTGGGCCGGATCGTAGACCGGGGATGGGAAGTCGGGCTCCACGGCGGTTACTATGCCTACAACGACCTGGAGGAGATCCTGCGGGAGAAGGAGCGGCTGGAACAGGTACTTGGCAGAAGAGTTACTGGTTACCGGAATCATTACCTGCGGTTTTGCGTGCCCGATTCCTGGGAGATCCTGGAGAAGGCAGGATTTGGGTACGACACGACTCTGGGTTACCCCGATATGGTCGGCTTCAGGAACGGTATGTGCCACCCGTTCCGACCCTATAATCTGCGCACCGACACGGAAGTCAGCATCCTGGAGGTTCCAATGATCATAATGGACGGCACGCTCTTCGACTTGGTAAGGTCTTATGATGAGGCATGGGAGATGACAAAGCGGTTGATCGATACTGTGGCAGACTGCCAGGGTGTTTTGACACTGAATTGGCATACAAATAACTTCAATTGTCCATTTAGGGGTTCTTGGCCCCGACTGTATGAAAATACCTTGGAACAATGTTATCGAAAGGGCGCGTGGATGGCAAGTGGAAACGAAGTTCTGAGGTGGTGGCATTACAATGGTCGTTGA
- a CDS encoding glycosyltransferase family 4 protein: MMRDEAYNINPLILMNAYRFALKDCVDTTAHYVGQEYVLFRYNEIVEFLGVFQLKSLKPFRKTALMDLGNIPKNVLVLPIGICYVPTDNQYKKLGNIFYNPVKKIIAKNRFDFNIIHAHFTWPQGYAGARLKEEFGTPFVVTGHGYDVYSLPFKDHEWQEKIEYVLNTADHVITVSQSNLACIKKLDVSTPVTVIPNGFRSDLFYPRDSSECRKLLNLTQDKKIILTVGNLEPVKGQKYLVEAVQRIVRERKDILCVIVGAGKLRTALERQIHSLGLEDYVMLAGGKPHDEIPLWMNACDLFVLPSLNEGNPTVMFEALGCGKPFVGTRVGGVPEVVTSDEYGLLVEPADPDDLAKKILVALDREWDREAILRYAERFTWEKIAKEIVGVYEWVLG; encoded by the coding sequence ATGATGAGGGATGAAGCTTACAACATCAACCCGCTGATCCTGATGAATGCATATCGCTTTGCATTGAAGGATTGTGTCGACACTACTGCACATTATGTCGGGCAGGAGTATGTCCTTTTTAGGTACAATGAAATAGTTGAGTTCTTAGGTGTCTTTCAGTTAAAATCATTAAAGCCGTTTAGGAAAACGGCGCTAATGGATTTAGGAAATATACCCAAAAACGTTTTGGTTCTCCCAATAGGCATATGTTACGTTCCTACAGACAACCAGTATAAAAAACTCGGAAATATATTTTACAATCCCGTTAAAAAAATAATAGCCAAGAATAGATTTGATTTCAATATTATACACGCACATTTCACGTGGCCACAAGGCTACGCCGGTGCCCGCCTCAAGGAGGAATTCGGCACCCCCTTCGTCGTCACCGGGCACGGTTATGACGTATACTCCCTTCCCTTCAAAGATCATGAATGGCAGGAGAAGATCGAATACGTTCTCAACACTGCAGACCATGTTATCACCGTCAGCCAGAGCAATCTTGCGTGCATCAAAAAACTGGACGTTTCTACGCCGGTAACGGTCATACCCAACGGGTTCAGGAGCGATCTCTTCTACCCTCGCGACTCTTCAGAGTGTAGAAAGCTGCTCAATCTTACTCAGGATAAGAAGATCATCCTCACAGTGGGGAACTTGGAGCCTGTCAAAGGCCAGAAATACCTTGTCGAAGCAGTCCAGAGGATCGTGCGGGAAAGAAAGGATATCCTCTGCGTCATCGTCGGTGCCGGGAAGCTCCGGACCGCCCTCGAACGCCAGATCCACTCGCTCGGGCTGGAGGACTACGTCATGCTCGCCGGTGGGAAGCCGCACGACGAGATCCCCCTCTGGATGAACGCCTGCGATCTCTTTGTCCTGCCGAGCCTCAACGAAGGCAACCCGACGGTCATGTTCGAGGCACTCGGCTGCGGGAAACCCTTTGTGGGGACGAGGGTCGGAGGAGTGCCGGAGGTCGTTACGTCGGATGAGTATGGTTTGCTGGTCGAGCCCGCCGATCCCGACGACCTGGCGAAGAAGATCCTGGTGGCGCTGGACCGGGAGTGGGACCGGGAGGCGATCCTTCGGTATGCAGAGCGGTTTACGTGGGAGAAGATTGCGAAGGAGATTGTGGGCGTGTACGAGTGGGTGTTAGGATGA